The Lolium perenne isolate Kyuss_39 chromosome 6, Kyuss_2.0, whole genome shotgun sequence genome segment TATTGAACAATCTACTGAGTTCTGCAACGTATTGGTTCTTCAAGCTCTTAATCTGTGTACAACAAAGACCACATACACATAAATTTGGTGCAGAAACTATAGAGGTAAAAACAGAACAGGTAATAGACCAGGGTTTGTCATTAAGTCAGCAAATATAAAACTGTCTATGAATTTTAGGAAGTTCCAAGAAAGGGAGTGCCAAAAAGGGTGGTATCAAATATCATGTCTTACTGTTTGATATATCTCCTCTTGCCAATCACCTACAGCTGTGTGACCTGTTTGAGCAGTATTGTTGAAAGATGCTGCATAAAAAGCAAGTTTGTCAAACTGTACCACATGAGCTGTCCTTCTATTGGACTGGTGTCAAGTTAGTCCTAATACTTGAAAACTGGTTCGTCGAGGAAGCAACCTTTATAAGATTCCATTTGCTAATACAAGCGCCCAGCTTACGTGGAAACCTCCATTACCTGGCTTGTACATGATTCTATTTTCTTTATTAGTGCATCTGTGGCGGACCCAGGAATTTGTCGAAGCCTGGGCGCAGCGCAAAACAACTAAAAAAATCGGTGACAAATATAAGAATTTGATGGCGCAAATCGTGTTTCCGCAATAGTTTTAATGAGGGAATACGGATATATACATTACACGTTCACAACACATTTCAAAGTCCACAAAACATTCAAATATTTGCAAGTTGACAACGTATTCAAATGCTCACATGCGCTAATATTAGATTATGATGCAAATTAGCAAGAAGCCCAAACGACTAATGAAACTTCAATGAAATTAGAAAAGCTGAGAAATTACCTGTGTGTCTTGTCCCCCTGGAAGTGGAGGCCGACGAGCCAGAATCGCCGAGGTCGACTCGCCGGCGCTTCCGGCCGGCAGATGCTGTTGGGCCAGGTTGCCGCTGCTGCCCATCATTCTCGCCGTCGCCCTTCCGGACCTGCGTCCTCCATGAGCTGCCGGCCTGCCGTTGTGCCGCTGCCGGACGGGAGGGTTGAAGGCTAGCTGGATTGGGGAATCGGGGATTCAGGGTTTGTTCCTGGAAGGAAGGAAGCGCAGGAGCAGTCAGCTCCCTCCCAGCGATCTATTCCAGATGCGTGCCAAGCCCACCAGGTTTGGACTGGTTTTTGTTaatcagaaaaaaaaaaaaaactagactggtttctcaaaagaaaaaaagaagaggTAGGAGCCTGATGTGCCTTTGTCTCCATAGAAAGCATTTTCAGAGAGATCTTCCGCAAATAATCCGACTGAGTAATACAAAAGGAAACACTATAAAGTTTTATACCATGATATTATTCCTATGTTCACTAATATAAGAAGTTTTATACCATGGAGTATTAGTGAAGGGAGGGAGTAGTAAAGTACTAGTGGCATGCAACCAGCAGTTATGGTGTGATTAGCAGTTTAGAATGTGCTTCAGCTTTTAACATTTAAACCATTATCATACAAAAAAAAAAGGCCATGGAAGCATAGAAACACATGCCACAAATAAGCGATGAACAGAAAATCCAAATCTCACAAATAAGCGGAGGAAGCTTATCGCCCTCCGACCACTCCCCAATTCTCACACTCTAAAATCCAGTGAGGTGAATTTTATTAATTTCCTAAAAGCCACCAAATTGCACACATAATCTACACGTTTTCTGCGTCGGAATATTTTTAAGGCGATGTAAGTTACTGCGGACACACATTTATAACCAGCATATTTCGTAGAAGTTATTTTCTTTGACTGATGTTATGTTAGTTCACATTCTAATTCTTTTTTGAGAGGAACTCACATCCTAATTATAGGGTTGTAATTTAAAGAGAATTGCGACTCGAACTTGTGTCTGCTGAGCGCGCTGGCTTTGAGCGAGCGCGCAGCTTCATCACCTCCAATCTCATCCTCTACCGGACTCAACCTCGCCCCCAACCCCCATGTGGCTCGTCAAGGCTGCACCGGGGCATCCCGACTATGCGTCACGCCACGCTCCCGCTCTTGACCTCCTCACCGCCGTCGTCGCTGGCTATGGCCATGGCGGCGGCAGGGCCCGCCCCAAAGGTGGTGTGGTGGTGAGAGCTCCTGGGCGGAGGATCTCCTTTCCTTGGGGTGGGCACGTAGGGGCGGCAGCCCCTAATTCCCTCCCGACGGCAGGCGGCCCTGGTCATGGTGGTCTTTGCAGGTGGTTGGTGGCAGTGTCCTGGCCTTGTGGGCGGCATGGCGTGTGCGGCCGGTCGGTGGTAGTGGGTGAGGCTCAGGCTCCTTCAAAAGTACGGCGCGGTGGTCCAAGGCCAATGCAGAGTGCCCGGACATCTGGCGACTTCAGCTACCATGGTTGCTCGGTGTAGCACGGTGATGAGGGGTGCGGGCTTCCCCTATGACTCGTCCGACTTGGTATGGTGGGGGTGGCGGCTCTGGTGGTGCGGCTGTGGGTGGTTTTGAGGGGGCCACGAATCTGGTAGGGGTGCTCGTGTTTCTGCGGCCGCCGACTCTGCGTCTTGGATCCCCAGGTCGGAGTTCATCGAAGCCCCCTATCTCTGGCGCTTGGCGGCACCCGCGATGCTCTGCCTCGATGAGCTCGGCTAGCAGCTGTGGACTGTGGTACGGCTCGGCTTCAACCCTGCATGGTACGGGGGGTGGCAGCGGAGCTCACTGAGCTCTTCAGTCTGGTTTTGGAGGCGGTGGTGGCGCTGTTGCCGCACAAGAGGTGTGTGCCTGTGGGGTGAGCGCTGGCGCTTCGGCCTCCGTCTTGCTGTTCGGGCAAAAGCCAGAGCGTGCGGCGTCTGTGGATGTCGACGTCCTCCTTAGGGTCGGTCATGGAGCTGTCAGACCTTTGCTACCCTCGGGTTCACGGCTTTGGGTGAAAGCCTAGATCCCGCTTTGTGGGATTGGACGACGACGTTGTTCCATTGTCATTTACCCTTTCGAGGGCGTCGTCTTGATCCGATGATCCTCTTCACGCGCCCCGACCGGTTGGACACACACGACATCTAGGTTGGCAGTAGGTCAACCGGAGACGCGGGAGTTCCGTGTGGAGGCTTGTGAGGCAACGAACCATGGTGGTGACCAAGGTTTGGTAGCGGCAAGATCGTGTTAGTCGGCTCCGTTCTGGCGTGTCCGAGTGTCTTCGTGTTGGTCTCCTCTCGATAAGAAGTCGAATCTGCCTTTGGGCGATGTACGATGACCTTTGAGGTGCAGCCCGATGAAGCTCGTGTTCGACGCAGGTCCTGCCCATCTCCCCTCCGGGGCTTGTCTTAAGAATCAGAGCTGTCACGTTTGTATAGATTTTGTGGCCAATCAGAGTGGCTATGCGTGCCCTTGTGGCGTAGCGTGGGTGGTTATGGGTATGGCTCTGGCCTTGTTGTTGGATTTCGCTCGATTTTTTCTTCTAAAAAATGGACCAAAACTTTTGCCTCCACTTTAAAAAAAATTAGGGTGTGCGTTTGATCAATGAAAAAGGACCCACCTGGCAAAGTGGCAAGTTTCACGTGGCGTTTTTGTTTTCCAGAAAAAGTCGCCATTTGCGGAGGCGGCGGACGAGAGAAGTCGTCTCTCCGTCGCGTGAGTTTGGTCAAAATCccatttttgcttcttcttcgccATCTCTCTAAAACAATCATCTTTCTTCTCCCCCAAACCTCAGGTGCGGCAAGAACGGCGCGCGCGGCGGCGTCGCCCTCCTCTCCTTCTCACTTCTCTCATCCAGATCCGCTGGTGGGGGAACAGGGGGCAGCCTGCTCCGGCTACGAAGGTCAAGAGGCCGGCGCGCCGCCCCTCCTCCGGCAGCGAGTTTCCCGGCCAGGACCCGCCGCTGAATCCACCTGCAGCCTCCCACCCCCTCCTCTCTGGTTCCCAGAGGATAGAGCCAACGGTGGGCGGCGCGGCAGATCGAGATGGGAAGGACAGAGGGCGGCGGCAGCTGCGATCCGCCTTCGCTAGCTCACCAAGAAGCTCGATTGGAAGGGAGCTCGCTCGGCATGCCATCAGAAGTCGTCAGCGTGACGACGGGGGTGCTGAACCCGCTCATCGGCAAGCTCACCAAGCTGCTCAGCAGCGACGAGTGCAAGAAACTCTCCTTGGTGAGGGAGCAGGCCTCGTTTCTCAAGGATGAGCTCAGCGCCATCAAACCTCTCCTTGACAAGATGGAGCTGACGGACAAGATCGACGCCTCGGCCAGAAACTGGAGGGACCGTGTCAGGGAGATGTCCTACAACATGGAGAACTGCGTTGACCACTTCATGCATAGCACTGACGGTGCCGCCGATGCAGAGACCGGCTTCGTCGAGAACATCTTGGAGCTGAAGGTTCTCTCGGCAGAGGCAAGCGCGAGGATGCGCGAGATGCACAACCTGCTTGATGATGATGGCATCAGCAATTCTAGTCATGCTCATGTGGTTGTGGTGGATTCCTCCCCAATCTCGGCGATCTACAACAAGGACCTCGTGGGACTCGATGGCCCGAGAGAAGAGCTTGTTGGTTGGTTGACGGACCCGCAACCAAAACTCAAGGTGGTTTCCATCGTGGGGTCCGCAGGTTCGGGCAAAACCACGCTTGCCATGCAGGTGTATGACGAGATTGAGGCTCAGTTTGATCGCACCACGTTTGTTTCCGCCTCTCGAAGACCTGATGTTGAAAGCCTTCTCGGTGGCCTACTTCTCAATCTTGGGACGTTAGAGTTTCCTCGTACTCTCGAGCTGCACGAAATCATCGACCGCCTAAGAGAAGACCTCAAAGATAAGAGGTACTATGTTTCCCTTCACTTCTGACTAATATGCTTGCATTGTTTAGTTCCGACTAGTTGTGTGATTTGCAAGAAGTTCATCATCCAATAGCTTTTGCATGGTTTTGTATGATTTTATAATAGTTATACTCACGAGTCATAATGAAAAGATATTTTACTAAATCTTGCGAGGCGCGCATTTTGGCTATGGAAAATTTGTCCTATCTTGTAAAGACTTACTATTATGATTGAAGTTATAGGATAAACATAAGCAGAGTGCTAATTCGGGCACATTTACTAGATCGACAAGAATCTAGTAAACAGTCTACGCCGTGTGTCtcaactttgctttttcttttagCGGAGACACGTTGAACAACATTTTTCTGTGATGTTGAGAATCGATCCGTATCAACTGCCTTTCTCCGTGTAGTTGAGTATTTCCGGGCGGCAAAAACTTTGCTAAGTTGAGTCGCGTTCTAACTGTGTTTTTGTATACCAGTTAAGATGTTACGAAACAACTACTGTGGAGTCTCTCCAAAACATAATACCTTCTTGATATACCTGATGTTTATACTTCAATACATTATAGTTTTGGTATATACAGAGTGAAAGGTTTACTATTTTCTGGCTCATAGTAAAATTAGTTATTCTGTGCACTAGCCACCTGACCAAACTATTTGGCGTAGTCATATGCGGCTGAAACATCCTTCATATGCACCTAAAGAAGATTATAGGGTGTTACGGTAATGTTCCCTTGACACTTTTGCTATGGTGACTTTCCTTTTGGTGCTTACTATAATTGAAGAACTtcaataatgatgatgatgatactaAATGACACTCTGCGTTACGATCATATGAGGCCTTATTTGTGACTTTTCTCGTAAGTTTGAAATAAATGTGTTGACTTTTTTTATTATGTTTCTgctcttttgtttttgttttgaagGTTCCATATGTACCTTATAATCGCATACTGATATAATGTTGAAATAACTCATGCAAATATTGCAATAGGTACTTAATTTTAATTGATGACCTATGGGATCAATCAGCATGGAATATAATGAGATGTGCCTTTCCTGAAAATCgcaatggaagtagaatgattgtAACCACACGATTGGATGATGTAGCTGTCAATGCATGTCACAATGACCATGCCTGCATTTACATAATGAAGCACCTTGAAGAGCAAGACTCAAGAAGATTATTTTTTAACAGAGTATTTGGATCTAATAATGTCTGCCCACCACAGTTTCAATATATTTCAGCTGAAATTCTCAAGAAGTGTGGTGGATTGCCTCTTGCAATTATCACCATAGCTGGCATATTAGCTAGCACTGAGGCAAGATCCTTAAATGAATGGGAGAGCATAAAGAATGTTCTTGGTGCCATGTCTGCTACAAAACCCactttggaagagatgatgggtaTATTAAACCTTAGCTACATGCATCTTCCAGTTTATCTCCGGCCATGTCTTTTGTACCTTGCCATGTATCCAGAAGACCGTGAGATCTGGAGAGATGACTTGGTTAAGCAATGGATAGCTGAAGGCTTTATTTGCAGTATGTCTGGTGTAGATTTGTACGATGTGGCAGAAAGTTATTTCAATGATCTTATCAATAGAAGTCTGATTCAGCCCGAAATAACAGAATATGGGGAGGTACTTTCTTGCAGATTACATGGCATGGTGCTTGATTTGATCCTAAGCAAGTGTATCGAAGATAATTTTATAAGTGTAGCACATAACTATGATGACATGGAAAGATTGAATACTTTCGAGCACAAGATTCGTCGATTATCCCTGAAATCATGTGCAGAATCAGAGACCGTTTCTACTAGCATGTCACAAGTTAGATCATGTGCGCTGTTCGGCCTGTCGAGGTACACACCTCCTCTTTCAGACTTTAAATACCTCCAAATGCTTATGTTCAATTTTCCATTTGGATGGGAGTGGGATGCAGCAGTTGACCTCACAGCTATTGCCCATTTGTTTCTACTGAGGTATTTGAAGGTTTTAGCACTATCAGCACGCGTAGCGCTCCCTACTGAAATTAAAGGGCTTGTGCATTTGGAAACTCTGGAGTTAGATTGCCATCTCACGAAAAGCTTTCCATCAGATATAACTCACTTGGTCAACTTGTTGCATTTGATACTTCCAGACGATGCAATGCTACCTAAAGGGATCCAGAACATGAAATCGGTCCGCACCCTGCATTGTTCTGTTATGTCAGAGGGTTCACTAGAGGATATCAAAGGCCTTAGCGAGCTGACCAATCTGAAGGAATTGGAATTAAGCACGCCTTACGGCCAGTGCTTGACAGTTGAGGGTGTCGACACTTTGATTTCCTCTATTGGATTGGTTCAAGACCTCAAGCATCTGATGCTTGATTGCGTTATTGAATGTGATGGCTATGAGAGGCTGTCAGACTCATTATCTGATCCTCCTCCATGTCTCGAGTACCTCGATCTGGAGACATGGAAGTTCAGTAGAGTCCCCAGATGGATTGGTGAGCTAAGTCACCTCCGTTTCCTCCATTTGTTTGTCTTGCACCTGTCGAATGATGAGCTTTGTGTTCTTGGAGAGCTTCCCTCCCTCATGTCTGCAATGTTACACGTGTCAGAAGTATGCGAAAATAAGGTTGTGGTTGGCACTGGATTATTCCCGGTTCTTGAGGTCTTTTGGTTCCGGTCCAATGAAGATGTCAATGCGTACCTTAGCTTTGAGGCAGGAGCTATGCCCAATCTACAGAAGCTTGAACTGGGATTCGGCTGGAAAGAGTGGAGAGGTGCTACACCGGTTGGCATGGAGTGTCTACCTTGCCTCCGGGACATCCATGTGTGGCTCCGTGACACCATCCTCGAGTCAAGCAAACATGAGAAAGAAGTACGCGCTGATGTCGAGTCTGCTTTCAAGTGCACCGTACGTCGGTATCCAAAACGTCCCTCCGTTACAGTTGATTAGTCCTCTGTGCATTCTATCGATCTGCCTCTCCTCTGTAAGTTAATTAATTGCCCTGCAAACCTTGCTGTTTTAGTTTATTTGGTGTTGCTATCGTTTCCATTGTGTATTTGATCTCTTGAGCATTGTAAACATATATTTTATGTCTGTTTAATAATCAATATCTTTGTGTAGCATAAGCTTTTCACAAATGATCTCAGTAGAGTTTTAGTTAGTGACGTGTTTAATTATGGCGGAACCGTATAGAGGTGTCTGCGACGAATGTGCTTGATTGGAAGTGGATGGCATATGTATTCTGGGTTCAAGATTGGTTGATACTTTCCTAGTTATCCTTTACAATCTGGGTATATAAATGGTTTTGTCTCCGGTTTATTTACAGAAATCTTCTGAGTGGACAGATTGTGTCAAACTCGATCAGTCCTTTTTGATAGGCTAGCTCTGATGCTGAGGTTTTGTTTCTATATAGGGGTTGGAGCAAACAGTATAAAATGGCAACAATTTCAATCGCTTTGAACAATGAACACTAATATTACTAGTAGGTGTGTTGAACAATCTGGTAGCCGTTGTGTTTAGGTTTCAGTTTCGTCGGTTAAATCATATCTTCAGTTTCGTCAGTCAAAACAGAGCAGGAGCCCAGGACTTACAGTGAGCGTGATCGGGTCTGTGGGATAGTGACACAAAGCTCGGCCACAGCCACGGGCACGATGTTGTGTCCCTTCCTCTGAATAAAAGGAGAAGCAGAACGGAAATCACAGTCTACATATATGTCGGCGTCCCAGGCTTATCCTGAACGTCCAAATCAGCTTTGAGATTCGTGCAGGCA includes the following:
- the LOC127308859 gene encoding disease resistance protein RGA5; translation: MGRTEGGGSCDPPSLAHQEARLEGSSLGMPSEVVSVTTGVLNPLIGKLTKLLSSDECKKLSLVREQASFLKDELSAIKPLLDKMELTDKIDASARNWRDRVREMSYNMENCVDHFMHSTDGAADAETGFVENILELKVLSAEASARMREMHNLLDDDGISNSSHAHVVVVDSSPISAIYNKDLVGLDGPREELVGWLTDPQPKLKVVSIVGSAGSGKTTLAMQVYDEIEAQFDRTTFVSASRRPDVESLLGGLLLNLGTLEFPRTLELHEIIDRLREDLKDKRYLILIDDLWDQSAWNIMRCAFPENRNGSRMIVTTRLDDVAVNACHNDHACIYIMKHLEEQDSRRLFFNRVFGSNNVCPPQFQYISAEILKKCGGLPLAIITIAGILASTEARSLNEWESIKNVLGAMSATKPTLEEMMGILNLSYMHLPVYLRPCLLYLAMYPEDREIWRDDLVKQWIAEGFICSMSGVDLYDVAESYFNDLINRSLIQPEITEYGEVLSCRLHGMVLDLILSKCIEDNFISVAHNYDDMERLNTFEHKIRRLSLKSCAESETVSTSMSQVRSCALFGLSRYTPPLSDFKYLQMLMFNFPFGWEWDAAVDLTAIAHLFLLRYLKVLALSARVALPTEIKGLVHLETLELDCHLTKSFPSDITHLVNLLHLILPDDAMLPKGIQNMKSVRTLHCSVMSEGSLEDIKGLSELTNLKELELSTPYGQCLTVEGVDTLISSIGLVQDLKHLMLDCVIECDGYERLSDSLSDPPPCLEYLDLETWKFSRVPRWIGELSHLRFLHLFVLHLSNDELCVLGELPSLMSAMLHVSEVCENKVVVGTGLFPVLEVFWFRSNEDVNAYLSFEAGAMPNLQKLELGFGWKEWRGATPVGMECLPCLRDIHVWLRDTILESSKHEKEVRADVESAFKCTVRRYPKRPSVTVD